The following coding sequences are from one Dama dama isolate Ldn47 chromosome 8, ASM3311817v1, whole genome shotgun sequence window:
- the SELENON gene encoding selenoprotein N, whose protein sequence is MGRTRPGERGPAGPGPAAPPAPPPRRARALALLGALLAAAAAAAAARAFARYSEAQAAARQDSALKTLGTEGLFLFSSLDADRDMYISPEEFKPIAEKLTGSTPTASYEEEELPPDPSEETLTIEARFQPLLPESMTKSKDGFLGVSRLALSGLRNWTTAASPSAVFAARHFQPFLPPRGHMELGEPWWIIPSELSVFTGYLSNNRFYPPPPKGKEVIIHRLLSMFHPRPFVKTRFAPQGAVACLTAISDFYYTVMFRIHAEFQLSEPPDFPFWFSPGQFTGHVILSKDATHVRDFRLFVPNHRSLNVDMEWLYGASEGSNMEVDIGYIPQMELEALGPSVPSVILDEDGNLIDSRLPSGEPLQFVFEEIQWQQELSWEEAARRLEVAMYPFKKVTYLPFTEAFHQAKAKNKLVHSILLWGALDDQSCUGSGRTLRETVLESSPILALLNESFISTWSLVKELEDLQNNQENPSHQQLAGLHLEKYSFPVEMMICLPNGTVVHHINANYFLDITSMKPEDIENHVFSFSSTFEDPSTATYMQFLKEGLRRGLPLLQP, encoded by the exons ATGGGCCGGACCCGGCCGGGCGAGCGCGGACCTGCGGGCCCCGGCCCCGCCGCGCCGCCCGCGCCCCCGCCGCGCCGCGCCCGCGCCCTGGCGCTGCTCGGGGCGCTGCtcgccgccgccgcggccgccgccgccgcccgggccTTCGCCCGCTACAGCGAGGCCCAGGCGGCCGCGAGGCAG GATTCAGCACTGAAAACCCTGGGGACAGAaggcctcttcctcttctcctccctggATGCTGACCGGGACATGTACATCAGTCCAGAGGAGTTCAAGCCCATCGCTGAGAAGCTGACAG GGTCGACTCCTACGGCCAGCTATGAGGAGGAGGAGCTGCCCCCTGACCCCAGCGAGGAGACTCTCACCATAGAAGCCCGATTCCAGCCCCTGCTCCCAGAGTCCATGACCAAGAGCAAAGATGGGttcctaggg gtctcccgcctggCCCTGTCTGGCCTCCGCAACTGGACAACGGCAGCCTCGCCGAGTGCCGTGTTTGCCGCCCGCCACTTCCAGCCCTTCCTCCCACCCCGGGGCCACATGGAGCTGGGCGAGCCCTGGTGGATCATCCCCAGTGAGCTGAGTGTCTTCACCGGCTACCTGTCCAACAACCGCTTCTACCCACCGCCGCCCAAGGGCAAGGAG GTCATCATCCACCGGCTCCTGAGCATGTTCCACCCGCGGCCCTTCGTGAAGACCCGCTTTGCCCCTCAGGGGGCCGTGGCCTGCCTGACCGCCATCAGCGACTTCTATTACACCGTGATGTTCCG CATCCACGCCGAGTTCCAGCTCAGCGAGCCCCCCGACTTCCCCTTCTGGTTCTCCCCCGGCCAGTTCACTGGCCACGTCATCCTCTCCAAAGACGCCACCCACGTCCGCGACTTCCGGCTCTTCGTGCCCAACCACAG GTCTCTGAATGTGGACATGGAGTGGCTGTACGGGGCCAGCGAGGGCAGCAACATGGAGGTGGACATCGGCTACATACCCCAG ATGGAGCTGGAGGCGCTGGGCCCCTCGGTGCCCTCCGTGATCCTGGACGAGGATGGCAACCTGATCGACAGCCGCCTGCCCTCAGGGGAGCCCCTCCAGTTTGTGTTTGAGGAGATCCAGTGGCAGCAGGAGCTGAGCTGGGAGGAGGCAGCCCGGCGCCTGGAGGTGGCCATGTACCCCTTCAAGAAG GTCACCTACCTGCCGTTCACCGAGGCCTTTCACCAAGCCAAGGCCAAGAACAAGCTGGTGCACTCAATCCTGCTGTGGGGGGCCCTGGACGACCAGTCCTGCTGAG GTTCGGGGCGGACTCTCCGGGAGACCGTCCTGGAAAGTTCGCCCATCCTCGCCCTCCTCAACGAGAGCTTCATCAGCACCTGGTCCCTGGTGAAGGAGCTGGAGGATCTGCAG AACAACCAGGAGAACCCATCCCACCAGCAGCTGGCGGGCCTGCACCTGGAGAAGTACAGCTTCCCCGTGGAGATGATGATCTGCCTGCCCAATGGCACCGTG GTCCACCACATCAATGCCAACTACTTCTTGGACATCACCTCCATGAAGCCCGAGGACATTGAGAACCACGTCTTCAGCTTCTCGTCCACCTTTGAAGACCCGTCCACGGCCACCTACATGCAGTTCCTGAAGGAGGGCCTCCGGCGCGgcctgcccctcctccagccctaG